GCATCTTTCAGGCGTTTCATCATCGCCTGGGTATCCTCACCCACCGTGTCGACAAAAGCGATCAATTGCCGAAGCTGTGCCTCAGACATGCCGGCGAAGGTCCCGGGAAACTCAACGCGCAGCAACTGAGCTACCGTCCACAGGAAACGCTCGTACCTTTCGCCGTGCTTCTTTCGTTTCTGTCCGATCATTTCCAGCACGGATTTCAAATTCTGTTCTGTTTTGGCGTTTTCGTTTTCCATCATCCATTCACCTGTTCAAGGCACGATGAAATTGATTGCCCGGGGGCGCACCTTAATCGCCAGAGGCGTTTGGCCGATAATGTCTCCATCACCCTGTACAGACTGCTTTGCTATGCTAGAGATTACGATCTCCGAGCCTTCACCCAGGAAGCGAATGGCTCGTCGTTTCCTGCGCCTGAGAAGAACATCAAGCACGGCTCCGATAACGGTGGTCGGCAAAAGATTGGACAAGCCGAGCACCTCCACCTTGCCATCGTCGATATGGGACGTCTCATGGATGTGGTAGCGGGGCAAGCCGAGCACGCCGAGGTTGGTCACGTGGAGCTCTATTTCCCGGCCGCACACTTTTCGCCCGTCGATGGTTATTTCGTAGTCGCACGGCACAGCTTTGAGTGACGCCCGTGCCACCCCTATGACATAGGAAAACATGCCAACGGTGGCCTTGGTTTTCTCATTAAGGCAGTCAAGGGAAATCGGGGATAGACCCGCTGAGACGTTTAGCAGATATATCCGCCCGCCGACGTCCATACCGTCAATTGTGCGCGTTTTAGTTGAAGAAACGGCCAGTTTTATGGCTTTTTTGGCAGACATGTTGACGCCAAGCACCCGGGCCATAAGGTTAGCTGTGCCAGCGGGAATTATGCCAAGCCGGTGCGGCTTTCCGTAGAGGCAAGAAGCGACAAGACTGATGGTACCATCGCCGCCTACCGCCAGATAGTAACGGCAACCAGCTTTATAGGCGGCTTCAATTTCTCCGGCAAGCTCTTTTTCATCCTCGATGTAATAGAAACGCAGGGGTATACCGGCGCGGGAGAAAGCCCGGGTAAGGTCGCGGCAAACATTGGGACGGAAATGCCCCGCCTTCTTCGAGATCAAAGCCAAAAAACCGGATTGTTCCATAGTCAACCGATTATACCAGCAGTCTTAATATTTAAGAAAAGGGTGGAAAACAACTTGTTTCCGTTCATGGATTCGACAAGCTCACCACGAACGGAAACAAAGTGCGGTTGATCACTGGCTACAATGCCAAGACGAACGGTCTATGACCGAAGCTGATATGAGACGATCTCTTCCGGCTTAAAGTAAAGGGCTACCTCAACCTTGGCGCTTTCCGGCGAATCCGAACCGTGAACCGCGTTCTTCTCGATGCTCTCGGCAAAATCCTTGCGTATGGTGCCGGGTTCGGCGTTGGCGGGATTGGTGGCGCCCATGGCTTTGCGCACCTTGGTGACGACATCGGTGCCTTCAAAAACCGCGGCAACCACGGGACCGGAGGTGATGAAGCCGACGACACTGCCGAAGAAGGGCTTAGCCTTGTGCGCTTCATAGTGCTTTTCGGCCAAGGCTTTTGGGATTTTCAGCATCTTGGCGCCAACCAGCTTGGCGCCGGTGGCTTCCAACCGGGCCAGGATAGCTCCGGTGTAGCCTTTTTCAACAGCGTCGGGTTTAACCAGGACCAGTGTTCGTTCCATTTATACTCCTTTTAATTCTTGGCGTTGATAAGTTCCAGCAGTTGTGACGGTTCCACATCCTCAAGGGATGAAAGGACCAGGTCCGCCGCCGCCAGTTTTTCCCGCGGGTGGGTGTTGGTCACGGCGACCACCGCCATGCCACCTCGCTTGGCAGCCTCCACCCCCGCCACAGCATCTTCAATGACGAGGCAGGCTTTGGGCGATAGGCCGAGCTTTTCGGCGGCTTTCAGGAACACCTCGGGGTCGGGCTTCCCTCTGGATACACCAGAGGCATCGACTGTGGCCGATATGAACGGTTCAAGCCTCATCTCTGCGATGACTAGCTTCAAGTTGTCGGCAGGCGCCGACGACGCCACCGCCTGCTTGAAACCGCCTTCTTTTAAAGAGCTCATGAGTTCCAGCACGCCAGGGAAAAAGCGGGCATGTCCTTTCACCATCCGGCGATAGTCCGCCTCTTTTTCCTTGCCTATAGCAGCGATTTCATCGGCTGATATCGGCTGCCGGATTATCCCGGCAATGATATCGTCGTTTCGCTGGCCGAATCCCTGCTCAAACTGTTCCCTGTCTATTGAAACATCGTGCCGGGCAAGGGTCTCCCGCCAGGCTTGGAAGTGTAAATCAGCGGAGTCGATTATAACACCATCAAGGTCCCAGATAACACCGCGCCCCGGTACTCCGGACATGTCCCGGGGCACTTTGGGAGGGGTTACCTGAGGGCGGCGGAGGTAGAGAGCCTGGAGAGACTCAGCGGAATCGGTCTGGCTACTCCGCAACCGGTCGAGAACGATCTGCCCTAATGCCACTGCGCGGGAAATGCCCGCCTCGCAAACGATGTCGATGTCCGGCGAAACATCCCGCAGGGCAAGAAGCAACCGCTCTGGTATGTCGCCGATGAGGAGGGCACGGGGCGGCAGGGTCCTCAACAGTTCTTCCGAAGTCATGGCTTGCTCTGGGACGGTGCGAACCCATTTGCCATCGATGGCATCGAAGAATGCTGCCGCATAATCGTGTCCAAGAGGCAGCACGGCCACAACGGCCCGTCCGAGGTCTTTGAAACGCCATGCTTCGGCTTCCAGGGTCGAAACACCTAAGAGAGGCTTATTCAAGGCAAAAGCCAGTCCCTTGGCAGCGGCAATGCCTACCCGGACGCCGTTGTAACTGCCGGGGCCGCGAGTAACAACGATTGCATTAACATCAGGAAAAGCGACTCCGGCGTCACGCAGCAGCGCATCAAGCCTGGGGTATATCTCGACGGTCTGATTGTGCTTTGTCTGCCAGGACACCTCACCGATCGCGATCCCGTCGCGCAGGACCGCCAAACCTGTGTTAGCAGTGGCACAATCGATAGCCAGTACCAGCGTCATCGCTTCTCCCCGAACTTCAAAGCCAGGTTATCCAACATCTCATGATATCGTTTGCCGTGGACTGTAATTTTCAGTTTCCTGGCTTTATCCCCAGCGTATTCCAGATCAACCCTCAGATGATCATCAGGCCATAGAGTCTCGGCACGATCAGCCCACTCGATGACGGTGACGCCGTCGCTGTAAAGATAATCATCAAGTCCCAGGTCGGTAATCTCAGGCATTTTCTCGAGGCGGTACAGATCCACGTGGTACATCTTGAGTCGCCCTTCAAGCTCCCGAGCCAGGACAAAAGTAGGGCTCATGACGCTGCCGGTTACCCCTAAGCTTTTGGCCATACCCTGCACCAGGGTCGTTTTGCCGGCGCCGAGGGGCCCAGCCAAAAGGATAATGTCGCCGGGTCGAAACTCCTTGCCGATAGTCTCGCCGATGCGGCGGGTTTTCACCGCAGATTTCGACTCAATAATCATGGGTCTTTAATTCTACCTGAAAACACGGGGGCGGGTCACACAGACCCGCCCTCTCGATAAGACCCAATTTCATTCTAAAAATGATGCCAGCCGCCGTTCTCGAAAGGAATATTTTTGCCATCATTGTCCAAAACATCCAACTTACCGGCGCCGCGGGTAATCTCACCTATGATGGTAATAGGACAACAGGCTTCCGCCGCGACCTTTTCGATCGCTTCCTTCTTGCCGGTAAACAGGAGTTCGTAGTCCTCGCCGCTGGTGAGGGCGAGTTTCAAGCCTTCGAAACCGAGGACAGCCACCGAGGGATGCACCGGGACGCGGGCGGCTTCTATCCGGGCACCGACCCTGCTCATTTCAAGGATATGACCAAGATCGGCGACGAGCCCATCAGAGATATCCATGCCGCAATGGATACCGCTCTTTACCAAGATCCGACCGACATCGATTCTGGGTTGAGGATACCAGAAGGCTTTTTCCAATATATCAGCATCGTTACGTGAGGGATGAAGCGAGCCCCCGAGGGTTCTCAGCCCGGCTGCCGCGGCGCCGAGTCTTCCTGTGACGGCGATCAGATCGCCTTTTTTAGCCTTCGACCTCAAAAGAACTTTACCCCGAGCCGGCACCTCTCCGATTACGGCGGCGTGGACTGCGATCTCTGACGCCCTAGAGATGTTCCCTCCCGCGATAACTGTTCCGCTCTCGCTAGCAGCTTCCAGCATCCCTTTGTAAAGCCGAACCACATCTTCGACATCGGTATTAAGGGGGATAGCGAGTGAGACAACGGCGTATTTTGGCAAGCCGCCCATGGCGGCGATATCCGACAGGTTTATTGCCAGGGCTTTCCAACCGAGGGCGTTCCAATCGAGAAAACTCTTTTTGAAATGGACGTTTTCAACGAGGCAATCAGTAGTGGCCACCTGGTAGCGGCTGCGCGACCTGATAACCGCGGCGTCATCGCCGATGCCTGAGACGAGCGAGTTCCACTCGCCGGGTTTCACCTTGTTGATCTCGGATATAATCCTGTCAATGAGAGCAAATTCGCCCGTTTTGGAGGCTTTCATACTTTGAATTATAACACACTACATCATCAAATCAGTCGCCACCTGGATATCAAATGTGAATCGATAAAAAAAGCGCGGTGGTTTTGAAACCGCCGCGCTAAGTAATCACTGAACCGGTTTTCAGGAAGGATCAGTTACCCGTCCGGTAAATATGACCGCGCCGGTAGCGATGTCACGAATAAGGAAGAGGAAAGGATGATCGAGGGTAACCGTCGCCTGATCCACTGGCATCGAGGTACCGCCGACGACGACACCGCTGGCAGCCGCAGCTTCGGTGCCGGCTTCATTAACAGAGATAAAAGCTTTGTGGACGACGTCCTGGATTTGAAGGTCGGTCTTGCCGTCCATGCCTGAAAAATCAGCGTTATCGCTGAAGGCGATGGGCATGCCTAGTGTGGACAAGGCGGATTTCAACCCGAAGCTGGAATCGAACTCGAATTTGGGCATAGTCAGGTTGACCGAATTAGCTTTCAATCCGTCGATGATTTTTTCCAGTTTTTGGCCATCAAGGCCGCTTTCAAAACTGGAGAGAGTTCCTGCTTCGGGCAGGATAATGACCATGGAAAGTTCGCCGCTGTCGTATTTGAGTTCCACCGCCTGGTAGCCGGGACCGGAGGCATAACCCATGCTCTCGGTCTGGTTCATCATCGGTACGTTTACCTTCTGACCGCTGAGGAGGAAAAAGGAACCGTCCCTGGTGAGCGCCTTGTCGAAGGGAGTAAGCCAGCCGCCGTTGAAATAGACGGCATTGGTCAGCACGAGCTGCGTCAATTCGTTGATCGAGCCCTGGGGAATCAGGTCTTTGATCCGTTGTTCGGTCTCTTTGGCGACCCATTCGTTGATCGTCCTTCGGGATTCTTCTGGTGATTTGATAAAATCCAATATCCTAAGACCCGCGCCATAGTTCTGAGCCAGGAGGTCAAGATAGTCCGCCGTGAAAGTGAAATCCTTTTGGCCCCAAATGGCATTGACCACCTTGAGCACAAGAGGTTGGTCGTCTTTGCCTTTAGCGTCCTGGCCTCTAGAAGCCAGAGCGGCATCCAGGTAGTTGAAGGCAGCGTGCAAATCCGCCTGAGACAGGCTGAAACTCAGCGCATCAGCCATCCGCTTTTCGGTTTCATTGCGAGCGCCGCCCCAGGTCATGGCGAGGGCTTCGGAAATGCTATAGGGCGAATAGAAAAGGTTGCCATCCTGCTCTCTCAAAACCTGATAGAGCGCCATGGCAAAATCGGTGTTGCCCGCGACTAATGCAGCTGTATCTGACGCCGAAGCATTCGAAATCAATCTCGCTTTATCCGATTTTAATTCCTCACCGTAAGTCGGTTTGGCGCAGCCGGAGAATAACATCGCCGCGGCCAGGATTATCGGTATGGCTATCTTTTTCATCGTTCGTTCCTCTGAACAATTCTATTTCAAAGCACACCAATCTCTATAACGCCAAAAAGGTGGAAAAGTTACCCGGCGAGAATTTCGTGAAGGAGAATGAAGGTCGTTGATTCGTGAGTATCGGTGGATCTAAAGACAGCTGACCGGACGGTGGAACAACCCTTAGGATGCGAGGTGCGGGCTGTTACCAGTCGGTAGTCTGAGTCTGCTGCTTATCGGCTTCAGCTGTGATCTGGCACTCAGCAGAATTAACCGGAACTTTAACACCGTGCGCCAAAATGTAGTCCTGGCAAGCGATAACGATTTCGTGACTGGCGCGGGGACATCGGCAGGGGTAGTTGTTCCGGTTACACGTGTCGCACAGCGGTTTTATGCCGCTTGATAATGGTTTCACCGAGATACCTCCGGGCTAAACAGCCCGAGCTTCGTATTTGAGCGGGATTATATGGCCGAAAATCCAGTTTAGCAAGAACTTTTTTATTTATGTCAAGTAAAATTGCGACAAGGTACTCAACACTTGCCGGGCGACCGGGAAGGCTTGCCGTCCGCAGGGGGGCAAAGCCTCTCGCTCACCGCCAAACGCTTCCGGTCTTTGTCGGCTATTGGATTCCCAGCCAATGCCTCCCCGACCGCTTTCACGATGAGTTTGCGGTAATCATCAACCAGACCCGGAGTCAAAGAGTAGATGATCCAGAGCCCTTCAGAACGCCTATCGAGAAGCCCGGCATCGTAAAGTTGGCTGAGACTTCTCGAAGCCCTGGTCTGGGAGATACCAAGAATCTGGACAACCTCACAGACGCAGCATTCCCTCAGCGACAGCAGGTTCAATACTCGAAGCCTGGTTTCATCCGACAGAGCCTTGAATACCTTGATAACATCTCTCATTAAGTACCTGACATAATTGCGTAAATATGCATATGGTAGCTCGAACATAAATCGGGGTCAACGGTTCGATATCAACGCGGGGACAACTTGGTACCCCTGGCGCGATTCGAACGCGCGACACGCGGTTTAGGAATGCGCGTATATCGGCACCATTAGCTTCAAATACGCATTATTAGTCACCAGCTCCATATCCTAATTTACGTTTAATGGTATCTAATGGTTGTAAAAATAGAATAGCAAACGGAATAGCAAAACCAGGTGAGCCACTAGATTCGGATCCCCTCAGGTGGAGCTGAGGTATCAATAGGTAGAACCTTCAATCTCGAATTCAGGCTTACCTAGACCAATAGATTCGAGGTGGAAATAACATGGCTATCTTAAAGTACCTCGGCTATTGATTGCACATTTGCAGAGACTGTGTTACTTGGACAAGGAGACGGGGGAGAGTCGAATTCTCTCCGAAACACGCTGGGGGGTTACTTGGGATTCTTATCGTATATCAAGATGGTAGTGAAATTATATTAAAATAGGAGCTAAGACTTCAGATCTTAGCTCCTATTATCACCTTCGTAAATTAATATTCAGAATGAAACAGAAACGTTTTCGCTATCGGCTCTTTATTATTAGCCCGGTTCAGGGAAGAGTAGAATCTTAGGGAAGTAGCTTATTATGAGAACAACGGTGACAGAGCGAACAGAACAACACTTGGTTAAAATAACCAAAAATCTGGGGGAAGTACGGACAAAGGAAATCATCGGATTAATCGGCAAACACATAACCGAATACAAAGGCAAAACAGAGGACAGGACCGAAGGCCGGCATGGAATTCCGATGATGATTTTCGAAAGACAACAGGATGCTCATCTTTTCGCGAATGAGTTGAGCAAAAAGCTCGATTTTCCGAAGGAACATGTCGAATCAAACCCCGTACAAACCCGGTTCGACTTAACAGGGAGGACGTGATTCGACATAATAAGGGTTAGGTTAGATTCCCAATTATCAGCGCGGACTAGGAGCAATAAACCAAATAGGGAGACCTGAAGGCTTTAGTCTCGGAACTAAGCTAACTTAATAAGGGTTGAAGCCGATTTGAGGGGGATTTGTTCCACCAAGTACCCCTCTCGAACCACCCGATGGCTTTCAATCGCTGGTTGAGAGCTTCGTGCAGTTTTTTCTTTCTTTGGTCCGTTGTCGCTTGAACGGCAGACGGGAAGATCATACAGTTGCGGAATTGTACGCCTCCGTCTCTAGATCGCTTCAACCTTAGGTCATCGTTACCCCTCAAGAGAATGCTGATCAATTCATTCGCGAGGGGATTCATATCGCGGTCACAAGGCATTGAGTTCCCACCGCGAAGACATTGTGATTTTAGATTGTCTATATAATTCTCCAGTTCTTTCTAATAAATCCATTATCGCCCAGTTAAACGCTGTATCGGTAGTCCATTTTTCCGAGAATTACTTGATTCATTCCAGATAGTCTCTTAGTTGGCGGCTCCGGCTCGGATGCCGCAGTTTGCGGAGGGCTTTAGCCTCGATTTGGCGAATACGCTCCCGGGTCACATTGAATTCCTTGCCCACTTCTTCAAGCGTTCGAGCTCTGCCATCTTCAAGCCCAAAGCGGAGTTGAATGACCCTTCGTTCTCGCGGTGTTATCGATCCAAGGACGCTTTCGATCTGCTCTTTCAGAATCTGTTTAGAGGCAGCATCCGGGGGTGCCACTGCGCTCTTATCGTCGATGAAATCTCCAAGAAATGAATCACCGTCCTCTCCAATTGGTGATTCAAGCGAAACCGGGGATTGGGACACTTTAATAATCTCTTGGACTCTTTCCGGTGTAATTCCCATTTCAAGCCCGATTTCTTCGTTAGATGGATCGTGCCCCAGTTTCTGTGACAACCCGCGGGATACGGACAACAGTTTATTGATCGTCTCTACCATGTGTACCGGAATACGAATGGTACGGGCTTGATCGGCGATAGCTCGGGTTATTGCCTGACGGATCCACCAGGTGGCATAGGTTGAAAACTTAAATCCCCGGTGAAAATCGAATTTCTCCACAGCCCGAATAAGACCGATGTTCCCTTCCTGTACCAGATCAAGGAGAGGTATACCTCGCCCAATGTGTTTCTTAGCGATGCTGACCACGAGCCTTAAATTAGCCTGGATGAGATGCCTACTGGCCTTCGCAGATTCGATTCCAACTAGGTCAAAGTGATTTTTAAAAGAAGCTTCGTAGGGTTCAAGTTTCAAAAGAAAACCTTGGTCGATCGTCAAAGCATTGATACACGAAATCTCCGCATCTTCGGGTATGGTGTCTAATACCCTTCGATGAAGCAGTTCAAGGTTGAGAGATATATTGATTAAAGACTGTTGTATCTCAGAGGGTGTTCGTCCCAATTGCTCGGCGATATTCTTGGTCAGTTCCGGGTCAATCTCCTGGTCGAAGCAAGCCCTCAACAATGGGTTGAAAAATGCCTTTTTGAAACTTGACGATACTTCCAGCCCCAGTCGTTTTCGTAAAAGGTGTACCGTGTCTCCAGCCAGGACCAATTCCTGGAGGATGCATATAATGGTTCCTCTCGCACTGGGATTATTGCCGCTCTCAGTTTTGAGCCGGCTCCGAATCTCCTGAATACGCTTACCTTGCTCAACTCTTTGGGCCAGGATCCTTTCATTTGCACCGCTAAGTAGGGGGACTCGACCGATCTCACTCAGATACATTCGCACAGGATCGTCGGTCGGAATATGATCGAGCAATCCCAAGGGCGCGTCTAGAGCCGTTTTGGAATCCCCGGGATTCGTCTCTCCTTCTGAAGTCAATTCCTCGTGCTTGAGGTCACTCTCGAGCGGTTCGCTAATAGGTGCATCCGCTTCCTCTTCGAGGCACTCGGTTTGGCTGGAAAGTTCTTCTTCCTTTGGGTTCGTTTTCCCTTGTTTGTCAGTCCGGGTTTTTTTTGGGGCAGTTATCAGGACTATTACGCCCTCCTTACAGATCTAAAAGATCTAGGAATGTATAAATTGGACGTCACTAAGCCACAGTAGATGCGAACATCAATGGTTTTTTAACCGCAACTCAAAAGGGGTTATCCGAATCGCCCAAATACATGCGACCCACCATAGGTTCAAGTACTCGTGATTGCCAGGCGGTTGATCATAGTGGTTGAGGCGGTGTCTGTTTCAGGGTTTCCTTTTCATGGGCAAACGGTTTGCGACAGCTTGCCACATGGCTCCCTCTCGACGCCATAAAACCGCTCCACAATGGTTGCAGGCGAGAGTGATTTGGTTGCCGTTCATTACTTCCTTAACTCTGACCAAACGCATATCTACAGGGCAGTAGGTCTTTTTAAGGGTGAGTTTTAGCTTTGGCTCCTTAGAAGGCATCGCCATATGTTTTCCCCTTTTTTGGATTTTCCGTTTGGGTTGACAGATGAAATTCTAAGAGCTAGCCCAAATAACCACTGGGCTAACCATTTTGTTTTGGGAGGATTTCGTCAGTATTCCTATCCACAATCATTTTTATTTTGTTGAGAAGCTTTATGGAACCGCCTCGATGATGAGAGGCTGGCTTTTTCACACTATTCCCATATTTTTTCATTGTTCTAGCCCTCCATAAATCATTTTGAAATTTGGTGTCCGGTGCCTAAACCGACTGAACCTTTTGCCTTTTTCGAGTTCGACGACCGCCGGTTTCTTCTTGTGACATAGGTATAGCTTGGATAACGCTGATGATCCTACCGTCGAGACTTTTTCCATTCAATATAGATATGGCGAATTCCCCTTCATCTGTGGACGGCATCTGGACGTAGCTGTAAGCCCGCGGCTGACCACTGCCAAAATGGGTGTCATCCATCATGGTGACAGTTGTGACGGTTCCGAAGGGAATGAATTCATGCCGCAGATCCGCCTCAGAAACAGTTAAGGCTAAGTTTCCTACATATATGTTCATGGTACCTCAGGCTATTCCATTCTTCATAGATCTGGAGAAGTATGGAGAATAGTGTACAGGTTGGAAAATTCCGATCCGTACACTATTTCGAAGGATTTACTACCGGTTGGCAGACACTTTGCGATAGCAGTCGCTACAATAGACGGGTTTGCCATTACGTGGTTCAAAGGGAACCTGAGTAGACTTGCCGCAATCTGAACAGACTGCAGGATACATTTGACGGGGAACGTAAATGTTATTGTAACTGGTGCTGTTACCTGTGTTGCCGCCGCGCTCCGTTTTGCGTGCTGTTCTACAAGTAGGACAACGTTTCGGGTCGTTTACGAAACCTTTGGATTGATAGAATTCCTGTTCAGTGGCGCTGAATTCGAAATTCACTCCACAGTCGCAACAAGGAATTGATTTTGTTTGGAAGCTCATTAGATGACCTCCTCTCTTTATTATTAGTCAGAGTCGGGGTCATCCAGTACTCAGGGAATCTGAAGAGGTATTCCGGAAAGTGCTATAACCTAAACTGCAACCTTAACCACTATATACCCATTAAGGTTGGATAGCAAATCTCGAAGCACCTTCTATCTAATCACCAATCATCGAAGTGGAGATTGGCACCCAATCTTTTTATCTCGTCGTAGCTCTTTTTTTGATTGGAAAACTTAATAGCGGGGAGAACCTGCCTGGCGACCTCGAGTTTTACTACTTGCAGCAGATTTCTTTTGGAGATAAGGTTCTAATTTCATGGGCTTTCCACAGCAAATAGGCCCTTCAAATGACATACTGCATGAGACATAATCAATGACAACACCCAGACCGCACGTCTCGCAGGTCAACTTTTCCCCTTTCACTGGGATTCTCTTTTCCGAAGCGGCTTGAACCGGAACAGATACATCTTTTTTGCTGGGCATGTGACTCCGCCTTATTAGGTTTACGTAATCTAATTATCTTTTAATTATACTATAATTGTATGTTCCAAAAAGGCCAACCAATAACTTAAAGAGGGGTCAATATTTAGCATTGACCACCCACATCCATTTTCACTCGTTGCGGCACAGTCATTCCACGCTTTTATTGCAAGAAGGCATTAGCCCGAAGGTCATCTCAGAACGGCTTGGGCATGCAAACGTCAACACGACAATGAACATTTACGCTCACGTGACCCCGGGAATGCAACGGGAAGCAGTTGAAGTGTTTGACAGAATATTGGAAAACAGAATAGCAAAAGAATAGCAAGTCAGATAAAACGGCAGTTGGAAAAACCGATAATTGAGTAAATTACGTTCAAAGTTGGTACCCCTGGGGCGATTCGAACGCCCGACACGCGGTTTAGGAAACCGCTGCTCTATCCAACTGAGCTACAGGGGCTCAAAGCTAATTTTTGAAGAGTTGGCGACATTTTGGCGACAGAATTTTTTACCACACCTGCCGGGAGTACTCCATCCAATAATGCCATCGCATCTTCTTGCATACCGCTTATTATATGGGAATAGACGTCCATTGTGAAAGCAACCGAACTATGCCCCAGTGCTTCCGAGATAACTTTGGGCTTGGCGCCACGGAGAAGCATGAGTGAGCTAAAAGTATGCCGCAAATCATGGAATCTTACGCCTTCCAACCCGGCACCTTTCACCAGCTTGGTAAAGGCATGAGTTAAACTGCACGGATCCACCGGCCGGCCTTCAATACCGGTAAATACCAGGGCGTCCAGCCCGAGCTTCTGTTTAAGATCCGCATAGAGCTCCTCGCGTTGCGCCCGGTAACCCCGGAGGAATATTGCCAACTTGGGAGTCATGGACACCCGGCGCCGGCTATGGGCTGTCTTGGGCTCTTTGAAAAGGCAAACACCGCGGCGCTTGTATAAGACCTGGTTGACCGATATCGATAAGAAGTCGAGGTCGAGATCTCGCCACCTGAGCCCCAGAAGTTCAGCTTGCCGGAGTCCACTACTTAAAGCCATATAGATCACCGGGTAGTAATGGCTGGATTGAGCTGACTCAAGGAGGACTTCGACCTCACCAGGGGTCAAGGTCCGCATGGTTTTCTTCCGAGGGGCTGGTGGATCTACGAGCTCGGCCGGGTTTCTGCCGAGATAGCCTTGCCTGACAGCGTACTTGAGCGACTGGAAGAGTACCCGGTGATGATGATGGACCGTCCTCGC
This is a stretch of genomic DNA from Dehalogenimonas etheniformans. It encodes these proteins:
- a CDS encoding RNA recognition motif domain-containing protein translates to MNIYVGNLALTVSEADLRHEFIPFGTVTTVTMMDDTHFGSGQPRAYSYVQMPSTDEGEFAISILNGKSLDGRIISVIQAIPMSQEETGGRRTRKRQKVQSV
- a CDS encoding CxxC-x17-CxxC domain-containing protein, with amino-acid sequence MSFQTKSIPCCDCGVNFEFSATEQEFYQSKGFVNDPKRCPTCRTARKTERGGNTGNSTSYNNIYVPRQMYPAVCSDCGKSTQVPFEPRNGKPVYCSDCYRKVSANR
- a CDS encoding tyrosine-type recombinase/integrase gives rise to the protein MTTHIHFHSLRHSHSTLLLQEGISPKVISERLGHANVNTTMNIYAHVTPGMQREAVEVFDRILENRIAKE
- a CDS encoding tyrosine-type recombinase/integrase, which produces MRGYIRSKGKQSWQIILDTGQGPGGKRQRHYETVRGRRSDAQRRLNDLLVSLDKGTYSQSGRLTVADHFQNWLKGYVKTNCSPRTLDGYQSIIDVHLIPALGSIKLKQLHPQSIQAYYGKACESLSARTVHHHHRVLFQSLKYAVRQGYLGRNPAELVDPPAPRKKTMRTLTPGEVEVLLESAQSSHYYPVIYMALSSGLRQAELLGLRWRDLDLDFLSISVNQVLYKRRGVCLFKEPKTAHSRRRVSMTPKLAIFLRGYRAQREELYADLKQKLGLDALVFTGIEGRPVDPCSLTHAFTKLVKGAGLEGVRFHDLRHTFSSLMLLRGAKPKVISEALGHSSVAFTMDVYSHIISGMQEDAMALLDGVLPAGVVKNSVAKMSPTLQKLALSPCSSVG